A single region of the Rhodococcus sp. W8901 genome encodes:
- a CDS encoding PaaI family thioesterase — protein sequence MSEQLRSDDRPDADVHEHHGGFPVFTPVPAGPNFGRFVESLRRLQDLAVSTHIPDDVVEEAIAHADALSDMLEQYRVPEGKSPAGFNSQLPGRGSLLLLPWLFDKVDTDGVRARGVFRMYHRGGNNAAHGGTIALLFDDMLGMIVHASGHPIARTGYLHVNYRKVTPIETELVVEGRVDRVEGRKLFCTVDLRDLDGNVLADCEALMIQLLPGQP from the coding sequence ATGAGCGAGCAACTGCGGTCCGACGACCGGCCCGACGCCGACGTCCACGAGCACCACGGCGGGTTCCCGGTGTTCACGCCCGTCCCGGCGGGGCCGAACTTCGGGAGGTTCGTCGAATCGCTGCGGCGGCTGCAGGACCTCGCGGTGTCGACACACATCCCCGACGACGTGGTCGAGGAGGCCATCGCCCACGCCGACGCCCTGAGCGACATGCTCGAGCAGTACCGGGTTCCCGAGGGCAAGTCGCCGGCGGGCTTCAACTCGCAGCTGCCCGGCCGTGGCAGCCTGCTGCTCCTGCCGTGGCTGTTCGACAAGGTCGACACCGACGGGGTCCGCGCCCGCGGCGTCTTCCGGATGTACCACCGTGGCGGCAACAACGCCGCGCACGGCGGCACGATCGCGCTGCTGTTCGACGACATGCTCGGCATGATCGTGCACGCGTCCGGACACCCGATCGCGCGCACCGGCTATCTGCACGTCAACTACCGCAAGGTCACCCCCATCGAGACCGAGCTGGTGGTCGAGGGCCGCGTCGACCGGGTCGAGGGCCGCAAGCTGTTCTGCACCGTCGATCTGCGCGACCTGGACGGCAATGTCC